The Streptomyces sp. NBC_00691 genome has a segment encoding these proteins:
- the cobS gene encoding adenosylcobinamide-GDP ribazoletransferase: protein MDGLRFAFGTLTVFPARITRWDRDAARAGMLCAPLAGLVVGLFAAGLGGAFLALDSGPLLAAVVSTAVPAALTRGLHLDGLADTADGLGSAKPAEDALRIMKQSDVGPFGVVVLLLVLLAQVAALFELYGESWAHGAVGTALAATVARLALTHASRHGVPAARPEGLGAIVAATVPVRSATLSTAVVLVLCAASGLLFSPYDALHNVLAAGAALGAAAALLRRCVRRFGGVTGDVFGAVEETAATTALVALALG from the coding sequence ATGGACGGCCTGCGTTTCGCCTTCGGCACCCTCACCGTGTTCCCCGCCCGCATCACCCGCTGGGACCGGGACGCGGCGCGCGCCGGCATGCTCTGCGCCCCGCTGGCCGGTCTGGTCGTCGGACTCTTCGCCGCCGGGCTCGGCGGGGCGTTCCTCGCGCTCGACTCCGGCCCGCTGCTCGCCGCGGTCGTCTCCACCGCCGTCCCCGCCGCCCTCACCCGGGGCCTCCACCTCGACGGCCTCGCCGACACCGCCGACGGCCTCGGCAGCGCCAAGCCCGCCGAGGACGCGCTGCGCATCATGAAGCAGTCGGACGTCGGCCCGTTCGGTGTCGTCGTGCTGCTCCTCGTCCTGCTCGCCCAGGTCGCCGCGCTCTTCGAGCTGTACGGGGAGAGCTGGGCGCACGGCGCCGTCGGCACCGCCCTCGCCGCGACCGTCGCCCGCCTCGCCCTCACCCACGCCTCCCGGCACGGCGTCCCCGCGGCCCGCCCCGAGGGCCTCGGCGCGATCGTCGCCGCGACCGTCCCGGTCCGGTCCGCGACCCTCTCGACGGCGGTCGTCCTGGTCCTCTGCGCCGCTTCCGGTCTGCTGTTCTCGCCCTACGACGCGCTCCACAACGTCCTGGCGGCGGGGGCCGCCCTGGGCGCCGCGGCGGCCCTTCTGCGCCGCTGCGTTCGGCGGTTCGGCGGCGTGACGGGAGACGTCTTCGGCGCGGTGGAGGAGACGGCGGCGACGACGGCGCTCGTGGCACTCGCCCTCGGGTGA
- the cobT gene encoding nicotinate-nucleotide--dimethylbenzimidazole phosphoribosyltransferase, producing the protein MNLDDFSDLIERPDGGIRRDAEERRERLAVPPGALGRLDELGEWLSAAQASVKVRAIEQPKVVLFAGDHGVASLDVSGRPAGTAHELVRAVLEGASPIAVLARSTGVPVRVVDAGLDCDPELLPAEVVRHRVRRGSGRIDVENALTVEETEAAVRLGIALADEEADSGTDLVVLGDLSVGGTTPAATLIAALCGTDASVVTGRGGAGIDDLAWMRKCAAIRDSLRRARPVLGDQLELLAAVGGADLAAMTGFLLQASVRRMPVILDGVVGAACALVAQRAAFRAPDWWLAGQVSGEPAQAKALDRMALNPLLDHGVHVGEGTGALLALPLVKAAAAFAAELPERPDPTTPDDEGAAEA; encoded by the coding sequence GTGAACCTGGACGACTTCTCCGATCTGATCGAGCGCCCCGACGGGGGGATCCGGCGTGACGCCGAGGAGCGCCGTGAGCGGCTGGCAGTGCCGCCGGGGGCGCTCGGTCGGCTCGACGAGCTCGGTGAGTGGCTGTCGGCCGCGCAGGCCTCGGTCAAGGTGCGGGCGATCGAGCAGCCGAAGGTGGTGCTCTTCGCGGGCGACCACGGGGTGGCCTCGCTGGATGTGTCGGGGCGCCCCGCGGGCACCGCGCACGAGCTGGTGCGCGCGGTCCTGGAGGGGGCGAGCCCGATCGCGGTGCTGGCCCGGTCGACGGGCGTGCCGGTCCGGGTCGTGGACGCGGGTCTGGACTGCGACCCGGAGCTGCTGCCCGCCGAGGTGGTGCGTCACCGGGTGCGGCGCGGCAGTGGCCGGATCGACGTCGAGAACGCGCTGACGGTCGAGGAGACCGAGGCGGCGGTCCGGCTCGGGATCGCGTTGGCCGACGAGGAGGCGGACTCGGGTACCGATCTGGTGGTGCTCGGGGATCTGAGCGTCGGCGGGACGACGCCGGCGGCCACGCTGATCGCGGCGCTCTGCGGGACGGACGCCTCGGTGGTGACGGGCCGCGGCGGCGCCGGGATCGACGATCTGGCGTGGATGCGGAAGTGCGCGGCGATCCGGGACTCGCTGCGGCGTGCCCGGCCGGTCCTGGGTGACCAGCTGGAGCTGCTCGCCGCGGTCGGCGGGGCGGATCTGGCGGCGATGACCGGCTTCCTGCTGCAGGCGTCGGTGCGGCGGATGCCGGTGATCCTGGACGGTGTGGTGGGCGCGGCGTGCGCGCTGGTGGCGCAGCGGGCGGCGTTCCGGGCGCCGGACTGGTGGCTCGCGGGCCAGGTGAGCGGGGAGCCGGCGCAGGCAAAGGCGCTGGACCGGATGGCGCTCAACCCTCTGCTCGACCACGGCGTCCATGTGGGTGAGGGAACCGGGGCCTTGCTCGCACTCCCCCTCGTCAAGGCCGCGGCGGCGTTCGCCGCGGAGCTGCCCGAGCGTCCGGATCCGACCACTCCGGACGACGAGGGCGCTGCGGAGGCCTGA
- a CDS encoding class I SAM-dependent methyltransferase, which produces MLPAVVHWPAGSGGLRDTIRQEIVARQLDEQISGRYPVGQRLRILDAGMGQGTQALRLARAGHTVTGLEADPDLLKAARESLATEPAGIRERVRLIEGDGRETGVHFLPGSFDVVLCHGVLMYADEPDALLAGLARMLAPGGLLSLVVRNAEALSMRPGLAGDWSGALSGFDSDVYTDDNGVKVRADRLDALTSTLAGIAAPLHAWYGVRVFTDSVPAEAGLPAAGELERLLAAEDRAGRTEPYRRVAALLHLCGVRG; this is translated from the coding sequence GTGCTGCCCGCGGTCGTGCACTGGCCCGCCGGTTCCGGCGGGCTCCGCGACACCATCCGTCAGGAGATCGTCGCCCGCCAGCTCGACGAGCAGATATCCGGCCGCTATCCCGTGGGACAGCGACTCCGGATCCTCGACGCCGGCATGGGCCAGGGCACGCAGGCGCTGCGCCTCGCCCGTGCGGGCCACACGGTGACCGGCCTCGAAGCCGATCCCGATCTCCTGAAGGCCGCCCGTGAGTCGCTGGCGACCGAGCCCGCCGGGATCCGTGAGCGGGTCCGGCTGATCGAGGGCGACGGCCGCGAGACCGGGGTGCACTTCCTTCCCGGCAGCTTCGACGTGGTCCTCTGCCACGGCGTCCTCATGTACGCGGACGAGCCCGACGCCCTGCTCGCGGGCCTGGCCCGGATGCTCGCCCCCGGTGGTCTCCTCTCCCTGGTCGTACGGAACGCGGAGGCCCTCTCCATGCGCCCGGGGCTCGCCGGGGACTGGTCGGGCGCGCTCTCCGGCTTCGACTCCGACGTGTACACCGACGACAACGGCGTGAAGGTACGGGCCGACCGCCTCGACGCGCTGACCTCGACGCTCGCCGGGATCGCGGCGCCGCTGCACGCCTGGTACGGGGTACGGGTCTTCACCGACAGCGTCCCCGCCGAGGCGGGCCTGCCGGCCGCCGGGGAACTGGAGCGGCTGCTCGCCGCCGAGGACCGGGCGGGGCGGACGGAGCCGTACCGACGGGTCGCGGCACTGCTGCACCTCTGCGGCGTACGGGGCTGA
- a CDS encoding phosphatidylglycerol lysyltransferase domain-containing protein → MGEVRLSAEAAPRGTTARSRRSAAFAVWYLRVVTFINFLSAVWVSFGQDLRRHNEDNYFTPYMLTAGFASGVFTLFLAITMRRRKRAAWILNMVLGGLFLLLFALVMFFPEIRQHAQNWISLALTAAFVLALLLGRKEFYAKGDRSNPWLAAIVAVGGLLVTSLLAAVLVTVTNTSTAHSTFLERWRYGVMRLITLASDDSRFAGITTPGWVDVTINVLSTLLLFAVLFAAFRSRRATDPLTEEDEERLRALLDKQGDRDSLGYFALRREKSVVWSPSEKAAVTYRVVGGVSLASGDPIGDPEAWPGAIEPWLAEAREHGWIPAVMGASEEAGVIYARHGLDALELGDEAIVETDEFTLDGRAMRTVRQAFNRVKRAGYEVRIRRHEDIPAEEMAELLRKADDWRDGATERGFSMALGRLGDPRDGRCVMLECRDGGDGEGEGELRAVLSFVPWGPKGLSLDLMRRDRESENGLMEFMVIELLQRAEEIGITQVSLNFAMFRSVFERGSKLGAGPVLRMWRSLLSFFSRWWQIESLYRANAKYRPIWEPRFMLFEKSADLLRIGLAAGRAEGFLEAPGLPKWMHRRHLESGR, encoded by the coding sequence ATGGGAGAAGTCCGCTTGTCTGCCGAAGCAGCACCCCGGGGCACGACCGCCCGATCACGGCGCAGCGCCGCGTTCGCCGTCTGGTACCTGCGCGTCGTCACGTTCATCAACTTCCTGAGTGCCGTCTGGGTCTCCTTCGGGCAGGACCTGCGCCGCCACAACGAGGACAACTACTTCACCCCGTACATGCTCACGGCGGGCTTCGCCTCGGGGGTCTTCACCCTCTTCCTGGCGATCACCATGCGGCGGCGCAAGAGGGCCGCGTGGATCCTCAACATGGTGCTCGGCGGGCTCTTCCTGCTGCTCTTCGCGCTGGTGATGTTCTTCCCGGAGATCCGGCAGCACGCCCAGAACTGGATCTCGCTGGCCCTGACCGCCGCGTTCGTCCTCGCGCTGCTGCTGGGCCGCAAGGAGTTCTACGCGAAGGGCGACCGCTCCAACCCGTGGCTCGCCGCGATCGTCGCGGTCGGCGGACTGCTCGTCACCTCACTGCTGGCGGCGGTCCTGGTCACCGTCACCAACACCTCCACCGCCCACTCCACCTTCCTGGAGCGCTGGCGCTACGGCGTGATGCGGCTGATCACACTGGCCTCGGACGACTCCCGGTTCGCCGGGATCACCACCCCCGGCTGGGTCGACGTCACCATCAACGTCCTGTCCACGCTGCTGCTGTTCGCGGTGCTCTTCGCCGCCTTCCGCTCCCGTCGGGCCACCGACCCGCTGACCGAGGAGGACGAGGAGCGGCTGCGGGCCCTGCTCGACAAGCAGGGGGACCGCGACTCGCTCGGCTACTTCGCGCTGCGCCGTGAGAAGAGCGTCGTCTGGTCGCCGAGCGAGAAGGCCGCCGTCACCTACCGGGTGGTGGGCGGGGTCTCGCTGGCCTCCGGCGACCCGATCGGAGACCCCGAGGCCTGGCCCGGGGCGATCGAGCCGTGGCTGGCCGAGGCGCGCGAGCACGGCTGGATCCCGGCGGTGATGGGCGCGAGCGAGGAGGCCGGGGTCATCTACGCCCGGCACGGTCTGGACGCCCTGGAGCTGGGCGACGAGGCGATCGTGGAGACCGACGAGTTCACCCTGGACGGGCGGGCCATGCGGACGGTCAGGCAGGCCTTCAACCGGGTGAAGCGGGCCGGGTACGAGGTCCGGATCCGGCGCCACGAGGACATCCCCGCCGAGGAGATGGCGGAGCTGCTGCGGAAGGCCGACGACTGGCGGGACGGGGCGACCGAGCGCGGCTTCTCGATGGCGCTCGGCCGGCTCGGCGACCCGCGGGACGGTCGGTGCGTGATGCTGGAGTGCAGGGACGGCGGCGACGGGGAAGGGGAGGGCGAGCTGCGGGCGGTGCTGTCCTTCGTCCCGTGGGGGCCGAAGGGACTGTCGCTCGACCTCATGCGCCGGGACCGCGAGTCCGAGAACGGCCTGATGGAGTTCATGGTCATCGAACTCCTGCAGCGCGCCGAGGAGATCGGGATCACGCAGGTCTCACTGAACTTCGCGATGTTCCGGTCCGTCTTCGAACGTGGCTCGAAGCTCGGGGCGGGACCCGTGCTGCGCATGTGGCGTTCGCTGCTCAGCTTCTTCTCCCGCTGGTGGCAGATCGAGTCGTTGTACCGCGCCAACGCCAAGTACCGACCGATCTGGGAGCCCCGATTCATGCTCTTCGAGAAGAGTGCGGACCTGCTGCGCATCGGCCTCGCCGCCGGTCGCGCGGAGGGGTTCCTGGAGGCCCCCGGGCTGCCGAAGTGGATGCACCGCCGGCATCTGGAGAGCGGCCGTTGA
- a CDS encoding S1C family serine protease, which yields MDVSRARVLPPLLPLTAAVCAVALVGGCSGGGATPAPERSTQAAAPLAANDLEDDYKAVIKNVLPSVVQIDASESLGSGVVYGDKGHVVTNAHVVGREKSFQVTAATGGQPVTARLVSSYPEQDLAVIKMDTLPQGLKPARFGDSTVVDMGQIVLAMGSPLGLSGSVTQGIVSATGRTVSEGQTGGGTGATIANMVQTSAAINPGNSGGALVNLDGEVIGIPTLAAIDPEMGGGSAAGIGFAIPASTVRTIADQIVEDGKVTDSGRAALNITGRTVLNDAYEPAGVAVVDAPADGAAGKAGLRPGDVITRLGDTEITTITSLSEALASLGPGDVVTVTYVRGTATQKTEVTLGEM from the coding sequence ATGGACGTATCCCGTGCCCGCGTTCTCCCTCCCCTGCTGCCGCTGACCGCCGCCGTGTGCGCCGTCGCGCTCGTCGGCGGCTGCTCCGGCGGCGGAGCCACGCCCGCGCCGGAGCGGTCCACGCAGGCGGCGGCGCCGCTCGCCGCCAACGACCTCGAGGACGACTACAAGGCCGTCATCAAGAACGTGCTGCCGTCGGTCGTGCAGATCGACGCGTCCGAGAGCCTCGGGTCCGGGGTCGTCTACGGCGACAAGGGTCACGTCGTCACCAACGCGCATGTCGTGGGCCGGGAGAAGTCCTTCCAGGTCACCGCCGCGACGGGCGGGCAGCCGGTCACCGCCCGGCTCGTCTCCTCGTACCCCGAGCAGGACCTCGCGGTGATCAAGATGGATACGCTGCCGCAGGGGCTGAAACCGGCGAGGTTCGGCGATTCGACGGTCGTCGACATGGGACAGATCGTGCTCGCGATGGGCTCGCCGCTGGGCCTGTCCGGCAGCGTGACCCAGGGCATCGTCTCGGCGACCGGCCGCACGGTCAGCGAGGGGCAGACGGGCGGCGGCACGGGCGCGACCATCGCGAACATGGTCCAGACGTCGGCCGCGATCAACCCCGGGAACAGCGGGGGCGCGCTGGTGAACCTGGACGGCGAGGTGATCGGCATCCCGACCCTCGCGGCGATCGACCCGGAGATGGGCGGAGGGTCGGCCGCCGGCATCGGCTTCGCGATCCCCGCGTCGACGGTGCGCACGATCGCCGACCAGATCGTCGAGGACGGCAAGGTCACCGACTCGGGCCGGGCGGCCCTGAACATCACCGGGCGCACGGTCCTGAACGACGCCTACGAACCGGCGGGCGTGGCGGTGGTCGATGCTCCGGCGGACGGGGCGGCGGGGAAGGCGGGGCTGAGACCTGGGGATGTGATCACGCGGCTGGGCGACACGGAGATCACGACGATCACGTCGCTGTCGGAGGCGTTGGCCTCGCTGGGGCCGGGGGACGTGGTGACCGTGACGTACGTCCGGGGGACGGCGACACAGAAGACCGAGGTCACGCTGGGCGAGATGTAG
- a CDS encoding PspA/IM30 family protein yields the protein MSGVMKRMGMIFRAKANKALDRAEDPRETLDYSYQKQLELLQKVRRGVADVATSRKRLELQLNQLQGQSAKLEDQGRKALALGREDLAREALSRRAALQQQVSDLEVQHQTLQGEEEKLTLAAQRLQAKVDAFRTKKETIKATYTAAQAQTRIAESFSGISEEMSDVGLAIQRAEDKTAQLQARAGAIDELLASGALDDQSGLAKDDIQAELDRLSGGTDVELELQRMKAELAGGPSAQQQALEGGGTAAPQDAAQQQSHPRFEK from the coding sequence ATGAGCGGTGTCATGAAGCGTATGGGGATGATCTTCCGCGCGAAGGCGAACAAGGCCCTTGACCGGGCCGAGGATCCGCGCGAGACGCTCGATTACTCCTACCAGAAGCAACTGGAGCTGCTGCAGAAGGTGCGACGGGGCGTCGCCGACGTCGCCACCTCGCGCAAGCGGCTCGAACTCCAGCTGAACCAGCTGCAGGGCCAGTCGGCCAAGCTGGAGGACCAGGGCCGCAAGGCGCTGGCACTCGGCCGCGAGGACCTGGCGCGCGAGGCGCTGTCCCGCCGCGCCGCGCTCCAGCAGCAGGTCAGCGACCTGGAGGTGCAGCACCAGACGCTGCAGGGCGAGGAGGAGAAGCTCACCCTCGCCGCCCAGCGTCTGCAGGCCAAGGTGGACGCCTTCCGCACCAAGAAGGAGACCATCAAGGCGACCTACACGGCGGCCCAGGCGCAGACCCGGATCGCCGAGTCCTTCTCCGGCATCTCGGAGGAGATGAGCGACGTCGGTCTCGCGATCCAGCGGGCCGAGGACAAGACCGCCCAGCTCCAGGCGCGCGCCGGCGCCATCGACGAGCTGCTCGCCTCGGGCGCCCTGGACGACCAGTCCGGGCTCGCGAAGGACGACATCCAGGCGGAGCTCGACCGGCTCTCGGGCGGTACGGACGTCGAGCTGGAGCTCCAGCGGATGAAGGCGGAGCTGGCCGGCGGCCCGTCGGCGCAGCAGCAGGCGCTCGAGGGCGGCGGCACGGCCGCACCGCAGGACGCCGCGCAGCAGCAGTCCCACCCGCGCTTCGAGAAGTAG
- a CDS encoding bifunctional adenosylcobinamide kinase/adenosylcobinamide-phosphate guanylyltransferase: protein MELTLLGTGAPLGLPRPDCSCAVCALSRGPRVRAATALLVDGALLLDLTPGAALAAARSGHSLVGVRQVLLTHPHDGPAVEVPAGLPTAGRVPDGRELTLISGHRVRAVPMDSPGTGYEVTSAEGETLLYLPPGGSPAGLPEDHRVPYDMVVADVTGRPDALARLRATGAVGPATDVVAVHLDHDAPTGAELDRRLAAAGARAVPDGTTLYVGEYHEVPDVPRRTLVTGGARSGKSVEAERRLETFPEVLYVATGGSREGDPEWAERVGLHRDRRPGSWRTAETCDLVPLLEGDGPALLVDCLSLWLTDAMDRVGAWDDATWAAGGQGALRERTAELVAAVRATRRTVVAVTNEVGSGVVPATAAGRRFRDELGRLNAAFADECEEVLLVVAGQALVLRG, encoded by the coding sequence GTGGAACTGACTCTGCTCGGCACCGGCGCCCCGCTCGGACTGCCCCGTCCCGACTGCTCCTGCGCCGTGTGCGCGCTCTCCCGCGGGCCACGGGTGCGCGCCGCGACGGCGCTGCTCGTGGACGGGGCCCTGCTGCTCGATCTGACCCCGGGGGCCGCTCTGGCCGCCGCGCGGTCCGGGCATTCGCTGGTGGGTGTGCGGCAGGTGCTGCTGACCCATCCGCACGACGGGCCCGCGGTGGAGGTGCCCGCGGGGCTGCCGACCGCCGGGAGGGTGCCGGACGGACGGGAGTTGACGCTGATCTCCGGGCACCGGGTGCGGGCGGTGCCGATGGACTCACCCGGCACGGGGTACGAGGTGACCTCGGCCGAGGGCGAGACGCTGCTGTATCTGCCGCCGGGCGGGTCCCCGGCGGGGCTTCCGGAGGATCACCGGGTGCCGTACGACATGGTGGTCGCCGATGTGACCGGGCGGCCGGACGCGCTGGCCCGGTTGCGGGCGACGGGGGCCGTCGGGCCCGCGACCGATGTGGTCGCGGTCCACCTGGACCACGACGCACCGACCGGTGCCGAGCTGGACCGGCGACTCGCGGCAGCGGGTGCGCGGGCGGTGCCGGACGGGACGACGCTGTACGTGGGCGAGTACCACGAGGTGCCGGACGTGCCCCGGCGGACGCTGGTGACCGGCGGGGCGCGGTCGGGGAAGTCCGTGGAGGCCGAGCGGCGTCTGGAGACCTTCCCCGAGGTGCTGTACGTGGCGACGGGCGGGAGCCGGGAGGGCGATCCGGAGTGGGCGGAGCGGGTGGGCCTGCACCGGGATCGGCGGCCGGGGTCCTGGCGTACCGCCGAGACCTGTGATCTCGTACCGCTGCTCGAAGGGGACGGGCCGGCGCTGCTCGTGGACTGTCTGTCGTTGTGGCTGACGGACGCGATGGACCGGGTGGGCGCCTGGGACGACGCGACGTGGGCGGCCGGCGGGCAGGGCGCGCTGCGCGAGCGGACCGCCGAGCTGGTGGCGGCGGTGCGGGCGACCCGTCGTACGGTCGTCGCCGTGACGAACGAGGTCGGCTCGGGCGTGGTGCCGGCGACGGCGGCGGGGCGCCGTTTCCGTGACGAGCTGGGGCGGCTGAACGCGGCCTTCGCGGACGAGTGCGAGGAGGTCCTCCTCGTGGTCGCCGGTCAGGCGTTGGTGCTGCGCGGGTAG
- a CDS encoding DUF3043 domain-containing protein: protein MFRSRSKDEKAPTDKVTADLSKQPRDPEAPKGRPTPKRSEAQTQRRRAATVPTDRKEAAKRQREARRSDLARQREALASGDERYLPARDKGPVRRFVRDFVDSRFAIAEFFLPMAVVILVLSLFGNANRSLQNISLLLWLGVIILIVIDSVGIWIRLRKQLNERFPNEPKRGAIAYGLMRTLQMRRLRLPKPQVKRGERP, encoded by the coding sequence GTGTTCCGTAGCCGTTCGAAGGACGAGAAGGCCCCCACCGACAAGGTGACGGCGGACCTTTCCAAGCAGCCCCGCGACCCCGAGGCCCCCAAGGGCCGCCCGACGCCGAAGCGGAGTGAGGCGCAGACCCAGCGCCGTCGCGCCGCGACGGTGCCGACCGACCGCAAGGAGGCCGCCAAGCGCCAGCGCGAGGCCCGCCGCTCGGACCTGGCCCGCCAGCGCGAGGCGCTGGCCAGTGGCGACGAGCGTTACCTGCCGGCCCGCGACAAGGGTCCGGTCCGGCGCTTCGTGCGCGACTTCGTCGACTCGCGGTTCGCGATCGCCGAGTTCTTCCTGCCGATGGCCGTGGTGATCCTCGTGCTGTCGCTGTTCGGCAACGCCAACCGGTCGCTGCAGAACATCTCGCTGCTCCTCTGGCTCGGTGTGATCATCCTGATCGTCATCGACTCGGTCGGCATCTGGATCCGGCTCCGGAAGCAGCTCAACGAGCGCTTCCCGAACGAGCCGAAGCGCGGCGCCATCGCCTACGGTCTGATGCGTACGCTCCAGATGCGCCGACTGCGACTGCCGAAGCCGCAGGTCAAGCGCGGAGAGCGGCCCTGA
- a CDS encoding spherulation-specific family 4 protein — translation MNRLLIVPFYEHPAERPAAWSALVDAAPSLYGVVVNPASGAGEAPDPAFAAAADRLRAAGVRLLGYADTDYARRPHAEVVTDLLRHRDWYGTDGAFLDQVSTAPAALAHYRRLAVAARSAGAVTLVLNHGAHPDPGYEEFADLLVTFEGPWDTYRTLDLPVAAHYCHLVYAAPPGFRPATPVHCAVPGTGAHPWGTLPHLPEPAR, via the coding sequence GTGAATCGTCTCCTCATCGTGCCGTTCTACGAGCACCCGGCCGAACGGCCCGCGGCCTGGTCGGCCCTCGTCGACGCGGCGCCCTCCCTGTACGGCGTCGTCGTCAACCCGGCGAGCGGCGCGGGGGAGGCTCCCGACCCGGCGTTCGCGGCGGCCGCGGACCGGCTACGGGCGGCCGGGGTACGGCTCCTCGGCTACGCGGACACCGACTACGCGCGGCGTCCGCACGCCGAGGTCGTCACCGATCTGCTCCGCCACCGCGACTGGTACGGCACCGACGGAGCCTTCCTCGACCAGGTGTCCACCGCGCCCGCCGCCCTCGCCCACTACCGCCGGCTCGCGGTCGCGGCCCGGTCCGCCGGGGCGGTGACGCTGGTGCTCAACCACGGGGCCCATCCGGACCCGGGCTACGAGGAGTTCGCCGACCTCCTCGTCACCTTCGAGGGCCCCTGGGACACGTACCGGACGCTCGACCTGCCGGTCGCCGCCCACTACTGCCATCTCGTGTACGCGGCGCCGCCCGGCTTCCGGCCGGCCACCCCGGTGCACTGCGCCGTGCCCGGCACGGGCGCGCACCCCTGGGGCACCCTCCCGCACCTGCCGGAGCCCGCCCGCTGA
- the pelF gene encoding GT4 family glycosyltransferase PelF, with protein sequence MPSSGRHVTMLTEGTYPHVHGGVSTWCDQLVRGMPEVDFEILALTGSGREPVTWELPPNVTRHTAYPLWGLPQGPTAPGLFAGARRPLRGRERRRFLDTYERLLLALLDPEAGCDFGTSLYELAELARQGRLTNALRSETALRSLMWIWTMPHLPTLAARPTVHDALTATDLLEHALRPLAARISTDGVAHAVSSGLATLPALAAQHFEGVPFLLTEHGIYLRERYLGYRTEAQRWPVKALMLGFYRELNTLGYRKADLITPCNQYNRRWEERGGAPADRIRTVYNGVDPALFPEAGPEPETPTLSWCGRVDPIKDLETLIRAYAICRAELPELRLRLFGPVPAGNEDYLTRLEKLAAELGVADGITFEGRISDVPSAYAAGSVVMLSSISEGFPFSLIEAMSCGRATVSTDVGGVREAVGDAGIVVPPREPAVMAAAVTALLLDGARRAELGRQARQRVVDRFTLHRSVDGFRQIYRELAGERARPAPRVQVRPKPWPARLPAPHRITPTLVAGGTPV encoded by the coding sequence ATGCCGAGCAGTGGCCGTCATGTCACCATGCTCACCGAAGGCACCTACCCGCATGTCCACGGCGGCGTCAGCACCTGGTGCGACCAGCTCGTCCGCGGCATGCCCGAGGTCGACTTCGAGATCCTCGCCCTCACCGGCAGCGGCCGCGAACCCGTCACCTGGGAGCTGCCGCCCAACGTCACCCGGCACACCGCCTATCCCCTCTGGGGACTCCCGCAGGGGCCGACCGCTCCGGGCCTGTTCGCCGGAGCGCGCCGGCCCCTGCGGGGGCGTGAGCGACGCCGCTTCCTCGACACCTACGAGCGCCTGCTGCTCGCCCTCCTCGACCCGGAGGCGGGCTGCGACTTCGGCACCAGCCTGTACGAACTCGCCGAACTCGCCCGGCAGGGCCGCCTCACCAACGCCCTGCGCTCCGAGACCGCGCTGCGCTCCCTGATGTGGATCTGGACCATGCCGCATCTGCCGACGCTCGCGGCCCGGCCCACGGTCCACGACGCGCTCACCGCCACCGACCTGCTCGAACACGCCCTGCGGCCGCTGGCCGCCCGGATATCCACCGACGGCGTCGCCCACGCCGTCTCCAGCGGCCTCGCCACCCTTCCGGCACTCGCCGCGCAGCACTTCGAAGGGGTGCCCTTCCTGCTCACCGAACACGGCATCTACCTCCGCGAGCGCTACCTCGGCTACCGCACCGAGGCGCAACGCTGGCCCGTCAAGGCCCTCATGCTCGGCTTCTACCGTGAGCTCAACACCCTCGGCTACCGCAAGGCCGACCTCATCACCCCCTGCAACCAGTACAACCGGCGCTGGGAGGAGCGCGGCGGCGCCCCCGCCGACCGCATCCGCACCGTGTACAACGGCGTCGACCCGGCCCTCTTCCCCGAGGCCGGGCCCGAACCCGAGACCCCGACGCTCAGCTGGTGCGGCCGCGTCGACCCCATCAAGGACCTCGAGACCCTGATCAGGGCGTACGCCATCTGCCGCGCCGAACTTCCCGAACTGCGGCTCCGGTTGTTCGGCCCGGTGCCCGCCGGGAACGAGGACTACCTCACCCGGCTGGAGAAGCTCGCCGCCGAACTCGGCGTCGCCGACGGGATCACCTTCGAGGGCCGGATCTCCGACGTGCCCAGCGCCTACGCGGCCGGCAGCGTGGTGATGCTCTCCTCCATCAGCGAGGGCTTCCCGTTCTCCCTCATCGAGGCCATGTCGTGCGGCCGCGCCACCGTCTCCACCGACGTCGGCGGGGTACGGGAGGCCGTCGGCGACGCCGGGATCGTCGTCCCGCCCCGTGAACCGGCCGTGATGGCCGCCGCCGTCACCGCCCTCCTCCTCGACGGGGCCCGTCGCGCCGAACTCGGCCGCCAGGCCCGGCAGCGGGTCGTCGACCGGTTCACCCTGCACCGCTCGGTGGACGGCTTCCGCCAGATCTACCGCGAACTCGCCGGTGAACGGGCCCGCCCCGCGCCGCGCGTCCAGGTCCGGCCCAAGCCCTGGCCGGCCCGGCTTCCGGCTCCGCACCGCATCACCCCGACCCTGGTAGCGGGAGGCACCCCGGTATGA